Proteins from a single region of Lysinibacillus sp. JNUCC-52:
- the preA gene encoding NAD-dependent dihydropyrimidine dehydrogenase subunit PreA, which produces MADLRIDLAGIKSPNPFWLASAPPTNSGYQVQRAFEAGWGGAVWKTLGEPILNVSSRFAAVSYNGQRVAGFNNIELITDRPLEVNLKEIYETKKRFPDHAIIASLMVEPKQEKWHEIVKRVEDVGVDGLELNFGCPHGMAERGMGSASGQVPELVEKQTYWVKEAARTPVIVKLTPNITDITVTAEAATRGGADAISMINTINSLAGVDLDTWNTVPHVAGKGAHGGYCGPAVKPIALNMVAECARNPLINVPISGIGGISNWQDAAEFILMGATGVQVCTAAMHHGFSIVEDMIDGLNNYLDDKGIASVKDLVGRSVSRYSDWGNLDLNYKIVAEINNDVCINCNKCHIACEDTSHQCIDLYTENGVPKLKVREEDCVGCNLCSIVCPVDGAITMVERKSAIAPMTWNERQLIMSSLSK; this is translated from the coding sequence ATGGCAGATTTACGAATTGATTTAGCGGGGATAAAATCACCAAATCCATTTTGGCTTGCATCCGCACCGCCAACGAACTCAGGCTATCAAGTGCAACGTGCATTTGAAGCGGGGTGGGGTGGTGCGGTGTGGAAAACATTAGGTGAACCAATTTTAAATGTTTCTTCACGATTTGCAGCAGTCAGTTATAACGGACAACGAGTGGCAGGCTTCAATAATATTGAATTAATTACTGATAGACCGTTGGAAGTAAATTTAAAAGAAATTTATGAAACGAAAAAAAGGTTTCCCGATCATGCCATTATTGCTTCCCTTATGGTAGAACCGAAGCAGGAAAAGTGGCATGAAATTGTAAAACGAGTAGAAGATGTGGGGGTAGATGGTCTTGAGCTTAATTTTGGTTGTCCACATGGGATGGCAGAACGAGGAATGGGCTCCGCCTCTGGTCAAGTACCTGAATTGGTGGAGAAGCAAACGTATTGGGTGAAAGAGGCAGCACGTACACCAGTTATTGTGAAGTTAACACCTAACATAACGGATATAACTGTCACTGCTGAAGCAGCGACAAGAGGTGGAGCAGATGCCATTAGTATGATTAATACAATTAATAGCCTGGCAGGTGTCGATTTAGATACATGGAATACTGTGCCACATGTTGCTGGTAAAGGGGCACATGGTGGCTATTGTGGTCCAGCTGTTAAACCGATTGCCCTAAATATGGTGGCAGAGTGTGCCCGTAATCCTCTTATTAATGTGCCTATCTCGGGTATCGGAGGTATTTCTAATTGGCAAGATGCGGCAGAGTTTATTTTAATGGGTGCGACAGGTGTGCAAGTATGCACAGCAGCAATGCATCATGGATTTAGTATTGTTGAAGATATGATTGATGGATTAAATAATTATTTAGATGATAAAGGGATTGCGTCAGTGAAAGATTTAGTTGGACGCTCGGTATCTCGTTATTCAGACTGGGGCAATTTAGATTTAAATTATAAAATTGTCGCGGAAATTAATAATGATGTATGTATTAACTGCAATAAGTGTCATATTGCATGCGAAGATACGTCCCATCAATGTATCGATTTATATACAGAAAATGGGGTGCCAAAGTTAAAGGTTCGTGAGGAAGATTGCGTTGGATGTAATTTGTGCTCCATTGTGTGCCCAGTGGATGGCGCAATTACAATGGTAGAAAGAAAATCT
- a CDS encoding NAD(P)-dependent oxidoreductase has product MVPIQEHEMTKQLKRNFVELTSRMTKNEAIEEANRCLYCYDAPCIKACPTSIQIPNFIKKIASGNMKGSATTILEANPIGASCARVCPTEELCEGACVLNSSTKPIKIGELQRYATDWAMETNTQLFKKGESNGLKVAIIGAGPAGLSAARELSRFGYSVTIFEAESKAGGLGTYGIVSFRLPNEVADWEVEQIEKLGVNIQTNTTVGIDISADEILAQYDSVILAVGMGAVPNLGIEGEDLVGVHDAIEFVKQTKVGALPTDMVGKRVAVIGAGNTAIDGATCAVRLGADNVKILYRRTQKEMTAYKFEFEFAKQDGVEFNWLTAPKKIIGNEAGEVVGIECVKMQLGAPGADGRQRPEEIAGSNFIINVDAVIKAIGQTRFVSLIESFGIQHTNGVVDIDETTMQTSNKKVFACGDVVFGNGQGEAMVVTAVQQGKDAAYKIHERLRKPSEIA; this is encoded by the coding sequence ATGGTTCCGATTCAAGAACATGAAATGACAAAGCAACTGAAACGTAATTTTGTTGAATTAACTAGCAGAATGACCAAAAACGAAGCAATTGAAGAAGCAAATCGTTGTCTTTATTGTTATGACGCACCTTGTATTAAAGCTTGTCCGACGAGTATTCAAATTCCAAATTTCATAAAAAAAATTGCATCGGGTAATATGAAGGGCTCTGCTACTACTATATTAGAAGCAAACCCAATTGGTGCAAGTTGTGCAAGGGTTTGTCCAACAGAAGAGCTGTGTGAAGGGGCTTGTGTATTAAATTCATCAACAAAGCCAATCAAAATCGGAGAGCTTCAGCGTTATGCTACAGACTGGGCAATGGAGACCAATACACAGCTCTTTAAGAAGGGTGAAAGTAATGGACTAAAGGTCGCAATAATCGGCGCTGGTCCAGCAGGTCTTTCAGCGGCACGTGAGCTTAGTCGTTTTGGTTATAGTGTCACAATTTTTGAGGCTGAATCGAAAGCGGGTGGCTTAGGAACTTACGGCATTGTGTCATTCCGATTACCTAATGAGGTAGCTGATTGGGAAGTAGAACAAATTGAAAAGCTTGGTGTAAACATTCAAACAAATACTACAGTTGGTATCGATATTTCTGCAGATGAAATTTTAGCACAATATGACAGTGTTATTTTAGCCGTTGGGATGGGGGCTGTACCGAACCTTGGCATCGAAGGGGAAGATCTTGTCGGTGTCCATGATGCAATTGAGTTTGTAAAGCAAACAAAAGTGGGAGCGCTTCCAACTGATATGGTAGGAAAACGCGTAGCGGTAATTGGTGCTGGAAATACAGCAATTGATGGTGCTACTTGTGCTGTTCGATTAGGCGCCGACAATGTGAAAATTCTTTATCGAAGAACACAAAAAGAAATGACTGCCTACAAATTTGAATTTGAATTTGCTAAGCAAGATGGAGTGGAGTTCAATTGGTTAACTGCGCCTAAAAAAATTATTGGCAATGAAGCAGGGGAAGTTGTTGGCATTGAATGTGTGAAAATGCAGCTAGGTGCACCAGGCGCGGATGGCCGTCAAAGACCAGAAGAAATTGCAGGGTCCAATTTTATAATCAATGTAGACGCCGTCATCAAAGCGATTGGTCAAACACGTTTTGTTTCATTAATTGAATCTTTTGGCATACAGCATACAAATGGCGTTGTCGATATTGATGAAACAACAATGCAAACATCCAATAAAAAAGTGTTTGCTTGTGGTGATGTTGTTTTTGGAAACGGACAAGGTGAGGCAATGGTAGTAACAGCTGTTCAGCAAGGTAAAGATGCAGCTTATAAGATTCATGAGCGTTTAAGAAAACCGAGCGAGATTGCATAA
- the hydA gene encoding dihydropyrimidinase gives MKKIIQGGRVATASDVYEADILIENGKIVQIGKNLSVEGAEIIDATGKYVMPGGIDPHTHLDMPFNNTVTDDDWKSGTIAAAFGGTTTILDFCLTAGEKKLSTAVEKWHEKAKGKSAIDYGFHLMIGDLTPETEAELPVLLEQEGITSVKVFMAYAKEFQATDRTLFKAFKIAKEVGATVMVHCENGSVIDELVEEARKAGHKEPIYHALTRPAELEGEATKRAIELAHLAGATLYVVHVTCKEAVDEIIAAREKGYDVYGETCPPYLTLDQSALAQPGFEGAKYVWSPPLRPKYHQEHLWNALKAKQLQTIGSDQCSFSFNGKKQLGLNDFSKIPNGGPFIEDRFSILYSEGVAKGKLTINEFVDMISTSAAKIFGLFPQKGTIAIGSDADIVIFDPDVKREISAKTHHMNVDYNPYEGWEITGEPISVLVRGEYVIKEKEFVGVLGSGRFIKRELKASAGETIKI, from the coding sequence ATGAAAAAAATCATTCAAGGTGGACGAGTAGCAACTGCTTCTGATGTATACGAGGCAGATATTCTTATAGAAAACGGAAAGATTGTCCAAATTGGAAAAAATTTATCTGTAGAAGGCGCAGAAATTATTGATGCTACTGGCAAATATGTTATGCCTGGAGGAATTGACCCACATACACATTTAGATATGCCCTTTAACAATACAGTGACAGATGATGATTGGAAGTCTGGTACGATTGCGGCGGCATTTGGTGGCACAACAACCATTTTAGACTTCTGCTTAACGGCTGGAGAAAAGAAGCTTTCTACAGCAGTTGAGAAGTGGCATGAAAAGGCAAAAGGGAAATCAGCAATTGATTACGGATTCCACTTAATGATTGGTGATTTAACGCCAGAGACAGAGGCGGAGTTACCAGTATTGTTAGAGCAAGAAGGAATTACTTCAGTAAAGGTCTTTATGGCCTATGCAAAAGAATTCCAAGCAACAGACCGTACACTTTTTAAAGCGTTTAAAATTGCAAAAGAGGTTGGCGCTACTGTTATGGTGCACTGTGAAAATGGCTCTGTTATCGACGAGCTTGTGGAAGAGGCGAGAAAAGCGGGACATAAAGAGCCGATATACCACGCACTAACTCGACCAGCAGAGTTAGAGGGCGAGGCGACAAAGCGTGCCATCGAATTAGCTCATTTAGCAGGTGCAACGTTGTATGTTGTCCATGTAACTTGTAAAGAGGCCGTTGATGAAATTATCGCCGCGCGTGAAAAAGGTTACGACGTGTATGGAGAAACATGTCCACCTTATTTAACATTAGATCAGTCTGCTTTAGCACAGCCTGGCTTCGAAGGGGCGAAATACGTTTGGTCACCACCACTTCGTCCTAAATATCATCAGGAGCACCTGTGGAATGCGCTAAAAGCAAAGCAATTACAAACAATAGGTTCCGATCAATGCTCGTTTAGTTTTAATGGCAAAAAACAATTAGGGCTAAATGATTTCTCGAAAATTCCAAATGGTGGACCGTTTATTGAAGATCGCTTTAGCATCTTATATTCGGAAGGTGTTGCAAAGGGCAAATTAACAATTAATGAATTTGTCGATATGATTTCGACGAGTGCAGCGAAAATCTTTGGTCTATTCCCACAAAAAGGAACAATCGCAATTGGTTCAGACGCTGATATTGTTATTTTTGATCCTGATGTAAAACGCGAAATTTCAGCTAAAACACATCATATGAATGTCGATTACAATCCATATGAAGGCTGGGAAATTACTGGTGAACCAATTTCAGTACTTGTGCGTGGTGAATACGTTATTAAAGAGAAAGAATTTGTCGGTGTATTAGGTAGTGGACGCTTTATAAAACGTGAGTTGAAAGCGTCTGCTGGAGAAACGATAAAAATTTAA